In Lycium ferocissimum isolate CSIRO_LF1 chromosome 3, AGI_CSIRO_Lferr_CH_V1, whole genome shotgun sequence, the genomic window GTTTATAATGCAGTTCCATACAAGGAGCGGGCTATTGTTCATACGTCTGTGAGGAGAAAATGTTTGTATCATCAGTCCATTAGTCAACAGAATTCCCAATTGTACAATGTATGAAATAGTGTAGTAGTCATATTTATCTTTCTATCTCCATGGCCAGTTATACTTCACATCCTAAATGAACCTATAAAAGAACAATGTGTCATCCCCTAAAGCAAAGGTATGAATTATTGCGCCCAATGTTGTTCATAAGTAAACAAACTAGCATCTTTGATCTTAAAAACTCTCGCTACGATCTCTATTAACAGGAGAAATTGGCAACCAACCACTTTTGGGACCGTTAATCAAGATTTAGCTACAATCTCAAAACTATTAAACATTTATCCACTTTATAATGCGGATACAATAATATTTTTCACTCATTGTACTCTTTTAAAACTTCATGATTGTGTCTTGGAGTTCTAACAAGCCTTTCAATTAAAATTGCATCAGAAAATTTTACGTCAAAAATTGGATTGGAATGTGGATTTTCACCTTTAAAAATTTGGAACTGCAGCAGAGTGTGTTGGAACTCCAGCTTAGTGTGGTGAATTTTCACTTGCAAAAGTTTCGAACTCCAGGAACGTGTGCTGAAGTTCAACTTGTAAAGTTTTAAACTATGGCACCATGTACGGGAGTCGTTTTGTATTTTAGCTAGCGATATTTTTGTCCAAATGTTTTTTTCACATTAAAAAGTGGCTACTTTCTAATTACATTTGAAATGATGGTTAAACTTTGATTGCTAACTTAAAAACTGGTCATTCCATCCCTTATGTTCGAAGCAAAACTTCAATAAAAGGCTTTAAGCTTTTTGTTTAGTTATATTAGAGATCTATTTTTCTAGCCTTTTGATATGCAaagttattaaaaaattataattgattttttctgatagttctttcttaatttttaatatatctaATCTACTTAATCTCCCTTGAGACATATTTTCCAATTTAGGATTTTTATTGTTTGCTAAAAAGTTATCGAGGCTCTTTTTTGGGATTGTGTTACAGTTTTTCATCCTCTTTTTTGAGTTTTGAATAATCgaattcttatttttaattgatatatttaaatacagggaaaagggccaaatatacccctctactttattttattagccAACTTTGTCCTCCGTTAGTGATAGTGAGCAAAAATACCCTTGCCGTCTACAAAATTTACATCTATACCCTCAATTGGATGGAAAACCCCAAATCCCATAAAATTACTCGTTTCAATTAAAATTACCCAACCAGCCTCTTTTAACCCGCTTGCGACCCTGCCCACATATCGTTGCTTGCTCCACAGCCATCATCGTCGGTGAGCTTGTGACACCGGAGCTCCGGTGAGCTCCAGCCACCATCACATCACTGCAATATGTGAAGTGTTTCAGTCAGTACAAGAACCGTCAACGGAGCTCCGGTGTCACGAGCTCGCCGGCGGTGATGGCTGTGGAGCAAGCAACAGTGAGGGAGAGGAGATGGAAGTCTAGGTCGCGGGTGGgttaaaaaaggggggggggggggtcggtTAATTTTAATTGAAATCGGGTAATTTTATGGGATTTGGGGGTTTCCATCCAATTAAGGGTATAGGCGTAAGCTTTGTAGACGATAGGGGTATTTTTGTTCACTATCACTAACGGATGATAAAGTTGGCTAATAAAACAAAATAGCGGgttatatttgacccttttcccttaaatatAACGTaaataactaaaaaaataatataaaccTTTATATTGTTTGACAAGGAGCTATTAGCATTAGTCATGACAGTAAATAAGTGGAACATGTATATGACTGGCAAACCTTTTATAGTGAAGACAAACCAAAAGGCTCTTAAATTTCTTCTTGAGCAGAAGTTGCATACAGGACCACAGTTTAAATTGGATACTAAACATATGCAGTATAATTTCATCATTGATTATAAGAAGGGAAAATAATACAAGGTTGCAGATGTCTTATCTAGGTTGCCCTTGGCAAAATTAGCTACTCTAAATGTATTAACCAAGTATGCTCACTTCATAgagatttttcatccttatttaGTTACTGTTATTGCCAAGCTATTCATGAAGTATGTGTATAAACTGCATGATATGTCAAAAGATATAGTTAAAGATAGGGACCCCATCTTTACAAGTAAAATATGGTAGGGGTTGTTTTCCATGTTACGTACGTTGTGGTCACTCTTACTACGTCTACAAATTATCGCCCTCAAAGTGATGGGTAAATAGAGATGATCAACATGTGTTTGAAAATCTACCTAAGGTGTTTCTGATCTAATTTCAAGTAGATTGATTTTCTTATTTAGCAACAGCAGAATGATGGTATAATATCTACTTTCACCTTTCAATACAAACTACACCTTTACGAGGCATTTTATGGTCAACCACCTCTTTTTATACTCTATTATGGAGGAGGTTGATAGGAGTTTGTTGAGCTATCTACAAAGAGCTCAATAGAGAATGGTGGTACAAGCCAATAAGCATAGGTCAGACAGGCAATTCAAAGAAGAGAATGgggttttaattaaaaattcagCCTTACAGACAAGTATCCGTGTTTGGAACTCATTTTACAATATTTTCTGCTAAGTACTATGTATCCTATCAAATTCCGCAGAAAATTGAAGTGGCCTACAAACTATCCCTTCTCTCACAACTTTTATTGCGCGCAATATTTCATGTATCTCAACTAAAGTTGTGTCACAAGCTACCTGAGAACATCTCACACCCTCTAGTGATTGATATCTCTCGTCCCTTTTGTTCGCAACCACATAAAATTTTGGATAGGCGTATGATATAGAAGTGTAACAAGGCTATCACACAAGTCCTAATACAATCTGATCAACCATCTCTTGAGGAGAAGTAAGATTTTGACAACGGGGATCTGATACGAAGTATATAAGATCAGCTTTGGGTAGTTGTACATTGAGCTCAAAAGATAGAACTTGGTAGTTAAGTTGGTTAGGAAATGAGTTGAAAGAATTCTGGGAATAGCCACTTAGTCCCCTCTATCCTTATTTATAAGCTTCTGTCATTACACATTGCACCCTTTTCTTTGTTTGTCTGTTAGATAACAAGTTCTAACTAGTTAGTTACAATTAGCAGAATGGGGAATCATAGCCAGGAATCAGCATACATAATTCTTATATTGTAATTATCCACCATTAATGAGAATCATTAGCTATTTTTCCTACTATTTGCTTTCTTCTCTTAGTTgtagttttcttctttttcagcTTCTGTATcaattatactccctccgattTATTTTATTCGTTGTTGTAGCCAAACAAATTTAGTCAAAAATAGTTATcgttttagaaaatcaagaaggggcaataattattattttttcaaatccaCCCATACTCCAATAAATGATCTCTACAAATTTCTAAGATGTCTTACCAATCTTatggaaaaaattgaaaagagatACTAAAAGGTAACTCAGTCAAATAACCCTTATGATTAATGCTAGTATCAAATGGTTTTCTTAATAGATGTGTCAAAAATCGACCAATACAAAGGACAAGAGAGAATAATACTAGACAAATATTAATTATGGATGAAAGAAAATCATGATTGGCACTTGATCTCAACAGTTAGATTCATGTTCGAGTTAAATCTTTCCCCTTGGAAGAAGTTGAAGTTCTTGGTGGTTCTTCATTGTGTTGAACAGTACTTGTATTCACTAGAGCTGTTAAATTTGTGACAGAGGAGTTTCTAGATGGTGTGCCTCTTGATTTAGGGGATAATGGAGGTGAAGCTGAGAGCATTCTTGAAACAGCAGGTATTGGGGAAACTTCTGTTACTTCTTCAAATCCTTCATCCAAATACACTACATCCTGCATTGTCAATTGATGGTACTCCACAATCTCTCTTAAGATGAGATTCTCACGAGCGTAAACTGAATTCTCATGTGCTAGACGAGCCTTCTCTGCTAACAGCGTCTCCAGTTGAAGCCGTATCTGATAATTGTAGCAAACAGGAAAAATTTCAATCGTCACAGCAGATTCATAAAAGGTATCCAGATGATTTAGCACTAGCACTTTTGCTAAATGTCATTTCGTTGGCATTGGATATGCAGTTAAGGGAATATCACTAGTTCTGGGAATAACAGCTTTGGGATAGAGGAAAAGTGAGCAGATATAGCATCATTGTTCACTCTTCTAGATGTGTTGACGAGTATTCCTTGATCATTTCGTCCAAGAAGGGAAGTTCCTCTATTTCTATGAATTTTTCTAGAAGATGGCAATCAAACCCCAATGCACCAATCAGGGGCCAAAGGGGGTTTTCCAGAAAatcacactatatatatataaaaggcagCCCAGTGCACATAGCATCCTGCATTATCAGGGTCTGGGAAAAtcacactatatatataaggttcaaaattttcttttattgtaTATGTGGTAGATGATGAACCCCCAGGTGAAAATCCTACCTCAGCCACTGCAGGTAATTTATAGTTTATGTAGTTGGTCAGAAACAACACTCTGGTTTTGTTGACACACTATGCCTGAACTAGTCGCTAAAATACACAAAAAGAACTTAAAACAATACTATATTCTTGCTTTCCAGGATACTATCATATGTTTCCCACAGGCTGATATTCACTAATGTTTTGCAAGTTTGCTACTTTGCTTTGATCTGCAACTGATTTTGAATCATTAATAATGGATGAAGAACAACttgaatgagaaaaaaaaaagagcatgtTAAACTAGAGCAGTATATGCTTTTCAGCATAAAAAGgaacaaaattttcaagatttCCGGTGCAGCATCATATTAGAGAACTTGACCATAAAATGAAGGGTTACTAAGATGAAATTAGAAGAAGATTTGTAGCAGgaggtgaaaaagaaaaagtaccaTGTCATCATCTGCAGGGTTGTCTCCCTTTTCACGAGCCTCTCGAagcattttattttcttcttccagcTGAGAGCAACGTTGCTTTGCAAAAGCAAGATCTGCTTTAACAGTCTTTAACTCTCGTAGTAGTAATTTTGCTTTTGCTGCAGTTGCCATTGCCACCTGTAACCCCAAAAAACAGGCCAAAAAATGCATTTGAGCACCAGCAAGGAGATAGAAACAAGAACATTTAATGGTCTAAGTATTAATATTGAAGTtgagtcaaaaatttaaaagcatTCTCAAGGATAGTGAGATCCTTAATGCTGCATGAatcagaaatatatatatatatcatcacaCAAGTTGCCACCTTACGTCGCGAGAAGCCTTTAATTGATCTTCATGAATAGTTTGTGTTTGTGTTAGTGGCCGAGTTGTTTGCATCTGCCATGGGCTATGTCCATTCGAGACATGATTTTGCGACGTCTCAACAACTGTGCGTCCTTcctgaaattcaagaaaaatagtatgttgagGCAGAACATGTACCTGATGAAGGAAATCGGAGACACTATAACTATTCTGGTGAAAATCAACTCCAGTACTCAATCAGCCATGGCCTTCTTCTGTAGTTCAAACCATTTACTTCCCTAGTCATTTGTGCACTGCCTTTTTAACTAATTAAAGTGTCATTAGTCCAGCTGGAATCTTGGGTGCTCcaattttctggaattttcaGGGATTTGATATAGCCTATAACCTATATTGCTCGTGACCCTTCAAAAATGCAGCGGGGTGTGTGTTAGATCTTCCAAGAGTaatgcatttttggaggatccgataTAGGTGTTGCAATAGTTTTTGAgaatccgagcaacatagcctATAATACTGGATTTTGAGGAGGATGCCTAGATTGGAAGCTCATGAACCAAACACTATGTTTCATTGATGCATTTCCTTGCATATATAGTGAAGAAAGGAGCTTCAATATCAGAAGTAGCCGgaaccagaaaaaaaaaaaaaaggaaagaagcaaAAAATGCCACACATGGAAGTAAAAAAGGCGTCAATTTTTGAGCCATCTTTGGCACTACACTGGAAGCTTATCTTATTTCAAGGGGATTCAacaatgtatatataaaaaaaagattgtTTGTAAAGAGTATTTGCACAAGTTAATTCTTGGGATTCAACCGAACCCCCTTCAAACCATGTAGCTCCGCCCCTAGGAACAAGTAGTAGTAAGAAACTAAGTTTCACTTTTACTTGGTGGATCTTGTGGTTTAATAATGAGAAGAAAAAGGCTAAATGATGATCACCTGGCTTTCTTCAAGAATGTCTTTGCCTTTCCTCGCTAAAACTCCCCAAAATCCACCTGCCTCATTTTCGCTATAACCATTCGAAAGAGCATCCTGATTTTGATGGACAAATGTATAAGTAATTAATTTACAATTAGAGAGTATTTAATTTATCAAACATGATGAGAATTGTTGTAAACTTTAATACGACACACTATATGCCATAAGAGAAGTCCATACTGATCAATGTGACTTACTCATGTATAGATTTAAATCCTTCAAAACAATGAATATTGAAAATCAATACGCCAATTGTGATCAGACATATAAagcaaaagagagagagagaggaattTGAGAAAGTGAAAAGGGGGTGAGCCAAAAAAAAAGCCAGATAAAATAGAGATGATTGAACAATACATTGCGTACGTGGGATTTTCCGCAAGCGATGTTAACATTTGAAAAAGTGAACCATGAATAAGTGATAACTTATGAGAAGCATTGACTTTCTTTATATTTATacccatattttcattttgcttATTGTCTATATAcgataaaaaaaatcaatgaagCAATAATCTGTGACAATGCTTGGGGCAAGGTATATTCGCCCCCGGAACAACATATAGACTACAATGCATGCAACAAATTTGCAAGAAGGAGCATGAGATTATATAAATGGGGATCTACAAATAGGAAAAAACATAccccatatgcatatatgagaaATAGGAGAAGAGGAGGACCTGATAGGAGCGATCACGATGAGCAGCTGAGGCTCTAATAGCCTGAGCCGCGAGAGACgaggatgaagaagaagacgacGATGAAAAAGGGTCCCCTGGGGGACGGAAAGTGGTTTCATGATGGAATGTAGATGATCTGCTGATCCCTTGCTTCGCATCTCCAGGGGGACGAAAAATGCTCTCTTCTTGGAATGTGGAGGATCTGCTGATCCCCTGCTTCCTTCTGTAtgccattttttatttctttctccaaacttggaattgggagaagaaatattcaaatcaagaaaacaagtgGAGTCAAACAACAAAGGCACCAAAATGTGAAAGGGATTTGGCTTGGATATTGCAGAAAAAGAATGGCGGGTAATAGGGAGAGTGAATGTGAGGGAAAGGGTGAATAACGTCTCTAACTAACTAACTCTCCACCTTTTATGTTGACTCTATtaagcattaaaataaaataatggaaTTTATTACTCTTAACTTGCTTCATTGAGGGTGCTATTACTGCACcatcacttaaaaaaaaaaaaaatctttgtcaAGAAAGTTTGTAATTACATGAGTACTATTTGACAATAAGCCATTTTTATGACtgctatttttgaaaataagccACAGTTCCAAAGATAATCGaaatttagttacttttttgtGCTAAAATAATATTTGGACAAAACTACCTTAAACGTAAAAAGCAGCAAAGACTCGCTTCTTGATTTGCTCCACCTTAATTCTCAATAAATCGCCTTTGTTATCTCAGGGTGGGTTGTCCAGGTACAAAACCTCTGGTTTGAGACCTTGAAGTCCCACATAGAAACCAGGACCCCTTACATGTTTTAAGGTGACTTTCATATAGTTCCATTATTGTTCTCATTGCTCATTGGAATGGAATAAAGAAGCAACCAACAGAATCAAGACATTGTTATGAAATTTTCACTTGTACAAGTTTGAACTCTAGGATACTGTTATGAGATTTTCATTGTGCAAGTTTGAACTCTAGAATACTGTCTTGGAGCTTCACACGTACAAATTTCGAACTGCAAGACGAGTTCCTAGAATTTAGTTTTTGTAACTTAAAACTCCTGGATAATGTTCCAAACTGAAGAACAagttattcttttttttcctcttcttcttcttttatgcTTCATTTGCGCTTTTCTACTTCTTCCATAGAGcaagaaatataagttaaattgtttttgGAGTCCTGACACGGGTACACGATAATATTTTCGAAGGATCTCCATCACATAGGTGATTTCGGCCGAGGCCTGTTAATTCACAGTACCATGGCAGACACATTATGTTGTAAATGTAATTGTTTGTGTACACGCTTGTGACAAACTACGAGCTCCTTCCACAGTTCCACCAGTACTAACAACCTACTGTTATGGGGAGAACATtgtacaatttttatttttatttataaacgTGATACGCGATCAACTTGGGAGAATTTGGTAACTATACAGAGCGACAacagtttatttatttttctgatCATTACTTGAAGTTATTGTCTTCTGATTACAAATGCC contains:
- the LOC132050976 gene encoding uncharacterized protein LOC132050976, which translates into the protein MAYRRKQGISRSSTFQEESIFRPPGDAKQGISRSSTFHHETTFRPPGDPFSSSSSSSSSSLAAQAIRASAAHRDRSYQDALSNGYSENEAGGFWGVLARKGKDILEESQEGRTVVETSQNHVSNGHSPWQMQTTRPLTQTQTIHEDQLKASRDVAMATAAKAKLLLRELKTVKADLAFAKQRCSQLEEENKMLREAREKGDNPADDDMIRLQLETLLAEKARLAHENSVYARENLILREIVEYHQLTMQDVVYLDEGFEEVTEVSPIPAVSRMLSASPPLSPKSRGTPSRNSSVTNLTALVNTSTVQHNEEPPRTSTSSKGKDLTRT